The genomic interval ACAAGGTGTTAAGAACTTTATTGAATTTACTTTCCAGCATGGTTCAGTTAATGATATGATACTATGTCCATGTCCTAAGTGTGGATTTAGTAATCGTCAAAATCGTGCCGAGGTATACGATCATCTAATTTGCAAGCAATTTCCAAAAGGGTATACAATTTGGTACCTTCGCGGAGAGTCCCACCCTCAAGAAACAACTAGTGTTCCAAGCAACATCGCAGTTGATTCACAAACAAATGCTTTTGTTGAAGACCTAATTAGGGATATGGTAAATGATGCTTTTGGGGTACATGAACCTATTTCAGATGAAGGCTTCCACACAGTAAATGAAGGGGTCAGACAAATATATGAAGAAATACCAAATGTGAACCAAACTAGGAATGTAACAGATGAGTTTTATGAGTTATCAAATGATGGTCAACAACCTCTTTATGAAGGGTGTGAAAATTATTCAAAGCTATCATTCATATTGAAATTGTACCACATCAAGTGTCTATATGGGATGAGTGATAAGGCCATGACAATGATATTGGAGTTGCTACGTGATGCATTTCCCCATATAAAAATTCCAAGCTCTTTTTATGATGCAAAAAAAACCATCACGAAGCTTGGATTGAACTatgataaaatacatgcatgcccAAATAATTGCATGCTTTATTGGGGTAACACAGAAGATGAAGGGAGACAAAATTGCAAAATTTGTAATACTTTTAGGTGGAAGGAAAGAAAGGGTGGCTCAGATGTGTTATCCAAGGGTAATAGAGATAGAAGGAAGATTCCTGCAAAAGTTGTCAGATATTTTCCACTGAGACCTTGTTTACAACGATTGTTCTTGTCTTCAAAACCAGCGAAGGATATGAGATGGCACAGCTTGGATGGCAATAATGATGGGCTACTGAGACATCCAAGAGATTCTGAAGCATGGAAAAGATTTGATTCAACAAATAGTTTGTTCGCAGCAAACCCTCGGAATGTGTGTGTCGCATTAACTACGGATGGATTTAATCCCCATGGAAATATGAGTCAAAGTTATAGCATTTGGCTGGTTGTTCTCATTCCATACAATATGCCACCGTGGGTGTGTATGAAAAATTCATCTTTTATCATTTCAACAATAATTCCTGGTAAACATATGCCAGGAAATGATATAGATGTCTACTTACAACCTCTAATACGGGAGTTAAAAGAGTTGTGGTATGATGGTGTTGATACATATGATTCATATGCACATGaaatgttcaagatgcatgCTGCTTTGATGTGGACAATTAGTGACTACCCTGGTTTGGGAAATTTATCTGGGTGGAATGTCTATACTGGGCGTGCTCGTATACATTGCAATTATGCATCTGATCCTTGTCGCTT from Dioscorea cayenensis subsp. rotundata cultivar TDr96_F1 chromosome 7, TDr96_F1_v2_PseudoChromosome.rev07_lg8_w22 25.fasta, whole genome shotgun sequence carries:
- the LOC120265343 gene encoding uncharacterized protein LOC120265343 yields the protein MVNDAFGVHEPISDEGFHTVNEGVRQIYEEIPNVNQTRNVTDEFYELSNDGQQPLYEGCENYSKLSFILKLYHIKCLYGMSDKAMTMILELLRDAFPHIKIPSSFYDAKKTITKLGLNYDKIHACPNNCMLYWGNTEDEGRQNCKICNTFRWKERKGGSDVLSKGNRDRRKIPAKVVRYFPLRPCLQRLFLSSKPAKDMRWHSLDGNNDGLLRHPRDSEAWKRFDSTNSLFAANPRNVCVALTTDGFNPHGNMSQSYSIWLVVLIPYNMPPWVCMKNSSFIISTIIPGKHMPGNDIDVYLQPLIRELKELWYDGVDTYDSYAHEMFKMHAALMWTISDYPGLGNLSGWNVYTGRARIHCNYASDPCRLPHSRKWCFMSHRRFLDGGHKFRLNKIRFNGEQELLTPPKLLSGEEIFEQVKDIDVTFGRLMGSLVRGKRRRGVSTSTDEQQQWRKKSIFFELPYWERNLLCHNLDVMHIEKNVCDNVLFTLLNDSSRSKDHLNARKDLKDIGCKSDLWPDENGKFALAVYTMSKQGKKLFLSTLKNISLPDDYARNTPRCIDINNLKIVGTLKSHDSHILLQ